CCGCTGTAAATATGGTGCATGAATATATGAAGTTAAAAGAGTATTGTGAAAACCTTGAAAAACAACTACAAGAAAAGGATTGAACGAGATGCTGGATTTCATTTTACTAATCATTTTACTAGGTGGAGTATTAATCGGACTGAAGCGTGGATTTATTTTGCAGTTTATCTATTTGACAGGCTTTATCGTTGCGTACATTGTAGCTGTTATGTATTACGATGATTTTGCTCCAACTTTGCGTTTATGGGTTCCATATCCTCAAGTAGGAGAATCAAATCCTGTCTTTGCTTTATTAAGTGGCGAGCATTTGGAAGATTCTTATTATCATGCGGTTTCTTTCGTTCTATTGTTTGTTGGGACGAAGATTGCTATGCAAATCATCGGGTCCATGCTCGATTTTGTAGCCATGCTCCCGTTTTTAAAGCAAGTCAATCGTTTACTAGGTAGTATTTTAGGGTTTGTTGAAACGTATTTAATTGTATTTATTCTTTTATTTATTGCCGCATTATTACCGATTAGTGGTGTGCAGCAGCTGTTAGATGGTTCTATTCTAGCCAATTTGATGGTCAATCACACACCGTACTTCTCAGATAAAATTCACGAATTGTGGATTACGTATATTGGAAATGGTGAAGCCGTATAAAGGACGAGGTGATTAATGCCATCGTCCTTCTCTTTTCTTAAGGCTGTTTTTGTATCACTGTATATTTTTAGACAAGAAATGACGAGCCGAAGAGGCGACTTCCCAACGGTGTACTCCTTACGTAACTATTCATTTAACCAAATACTACAAACTTTAAGCAAAGATCTTTTATATAAACTAGATTGGAAATGATTTTTCAAAGGTGCCTCTACCATAGATCATTTATAGGGAGGGTCTGAATAGATGGAAATGAACAAAAAGAAAGTCATTCAGCTACTAGAAACGATTGCGATTTATATGGAATTAAAGGGAGAGAATCCATTTAAAATATCAGCCTTTCGAAAAGCAGCCAATGCTTTAGAACAAGATGATCGAAGTTTAGCTCATATTGATGACTTTACGTCCATTGCTGGTATTGGAAAAGGGACTGCCGCTGTGATTCAAGAATTTATTGAAAAGGGCTCATCAGAAGTTTTAGAGTCGTTAAAAAATGAAGTTCCAGAAGGGTTAATTCCACTTTTAAAGTTACCTGGATTAGGGGGAAAGAAAATATCAAAGCTCTACCAGCAACTTGGAGTAAAAGACATCGATTCGTTAAAGGAAGCATGCGAAGAGGAAAAGGTACAAACATTGCCAGGGTTCGGAAAGAAGACGGAAGAGAAGATCTTAGCTGCCATTGATGAATTCGGAAAAAGACCAGATCGTCTAAGCTTAGCCTATATGTTACCAATCGCCGAAAAAATTGAAGAGCAATTGAAGGGAATGGAAGGTATAAAGCAATTCAGTCGTGCTGGAAGTTTACGACGAATGAAAGAAACGGTTAAAGACCTAGACTTTATCATCTCAACGGAGGACCCTTCACTCGTACGGGAGCAATTGGTGAATCTGCCTAACATCGATGAAATCATTGCGAACGGAGATACGAAAGTTTCCATCCAATTTCGATTCGACGTTTTAGTAAGTGTTGACTTCCGTCTTATTGAACCAGCTGCTTTTGCAACAACGCTCCATCATTTTACTGGTTCAAAAGACCATAATGTAAGAATGCGTCAGCTTGCTAAAGATAGGGGCGAAAAAATTAGTGAGTATGGAGTCGAAAATATTGAAACAGGGGAAATGAAAACTTTTTCATCGGAAGAAGAGTTTTTTGCGCATTTTAATTTACCGTTTATTGAACCAGAACTGCGAGAAGATGGAAAAGAAGTAGACGAGACACCACAAGAGGTCGTTTCGTTAACCGATATTAAAGGTGACCTCCATATGCATACAACGTGGAGTGATGGTGCGTACTCAATTGAGGAAATGGTTCAAGCGTGTATTCAAAAAGGGTATCGTTATATGGCCATTACGGATCACTCTCAATTTTTAAAAGTAGCCAATGGTTTAACACCTGAACGCTTAAAAGCACAGGGGGAAGAAATTGATGAGATCCAGAAGAAGTACCCTGAAATCACAATTTTAAAGGGCATTGAGATGGACATCTTGCCCGATGGTTCCCTTGATTATGACGATGAAGTGTTAGAAAATCTTGATTTCGTCATAGCTTCGATCCATTCAAGTTTTCAACAACCTAGAGAGGTCATTATGGAACGCTTGAAAAATGCTCTTTTGAATCATCATGTAGATATGATTGCTCACCCGACAGGAAGGTTAATTGGGAGACGAGACGGTTATGATGTGGATATAGATTTATTAATTGAATTAGCAAAAGAGACGGATACCATTTTAGAGCTAAATGCGAATCCGAATCGACTTGACCTTTCCGCTGAACATCTACGAAAAGCACAGGATAAAGGGGTTAAAGTAGCCATTAATACGGATGCTCATCATTTAGAAATGCTTGAACATATGTCGATTGGTGTTTCGACTGCTAAAAAGGGATGGATTCAAAAAGAGACAATTGTTAATACATGGGATGAACAATCATTTTTGAACTATTTACGTGCGCGTAAACAACGTCAATCCTAAATGCGTTGGCAGCGCACGTTTGACTGCAGGAGGGAATAGTGTGCAACAACGTGTATTAGACGTGTTAGAGTTCGGTAAAATTAAAGAACAATTAAAGCTTCATGCTTCATCATCTTTAGCAAAAGAAAAAGTAGATGAATTATTTCCATCTAAAACACTAGAAGAGGTCAATCAGTGGCAAGCTGAAACGGATGAAGCAAGGACAGTGCTACGTTTAAAAGGGCATGCGCCGTTAGGGGGATTAAAAGATGTAAGAGCCCATGTGAAACGGGCTAAAATTGGCGGCGTCTTAAGCCCGAATGAATTAATTGAAACAGCGAGCACTTTGTATGCATCGCGACAAATGAAACATTTCATTGAGGAAATGGTCGAAGAGGAAGAGGTCCACCTTCCATACCTAGCTGAATATGTTGGACAAATAACGATTTTAACAGATGAAGAGAAAACAATTAAACGGTGTATAGATGATAATGGAGAAGTATTAGATTCTGCGAGTGAAGCCCTTCGATCCATTCGTGCAAGCAAACGATCGACTGAAGCGAAAGTACGTGAAAAACTAGAATCGATTATACGTTCTAGTTCAGCTCAAAAGATGCTTTCAGATGCAGTTGTTACAATTCGGAATGATCGGTATGTGATTCCCGTAAAGCAGGAGTATCGCGGAGCGTATGGAGGGATTGTTCACGATCAGTCTTCTTCTGGAGCAACATTATTTATTGAGCCTCAATCAGTTGTTGATTTAAATAATTCGTTAAATCAGATACGAGTAAAGGAAAAGCAAGAGATTGAGCGCATACTAGCTGAACTTTCGGCAATGGTCAGTGAGCATGGAGATTCCATTGTGCACAATGTTCTCATGATGAAAGAAATTGACTTCATGTTTACGAAAGCGAGATATGCGAAATCAATTAAAGCATCTAAGCCTACTATGAATAATGAAGGAATTATCAAGCTCTTCGAAGCGAGGCACCCACTCTTAAAAGAAGAGGAAGTTGTCGCCAACGATATTGTGTTAGGGGAAGAGTTTACATCAATCGTTATTACCGGTCCAAACACAGGGGGAAAGACTGTTACGTTAAAAACAATTGGATTGTTTACATTAATGGCGCAATCAGGACTTCAAGTACCCGCACAAGATGGATCGGTAATGTCTGTCTTCGATGCGGTATATGCGGATATTGGCGATGAACAATCGATTGAGCAAAGCTTAAGTACATTCTCGTCTCATATGGTGAACATTGTTGATATTTTGAAACGTGTTGACTATCGTTCCCTCGTATTATTTGATGAACTTGGAGCGGGGACGGATCCTCAAGAGGGAGCAGCATTAGCGATTTCAATACTAGATGAAGTGTTGAATCGTGGCGCTCGTGTCGTCGCTACCACGCATTACCCTGAATTAAAAGCATACGGTTATAACCGAGAAGGTGTTATAAATGCAAGTGTTGAGTTCGACATTCAAACACTCTCTCCTACGTATAAGCTATTAATTGGAGTTCCTGGACGTAGTAATGCGTTTGAGATTTCGAAAAGACTCGGATTAAAGTCAGATGTAATAGAAAGAGCAAAATCATTAATTGCAGAGGATCATAATGAAGTAGATTCGATGATAGCTTCGTTGGAGGATAGTAAAAAGAAAGCAGAGATAGAGTACAAAGAGGCGCAAACTATTCGAAAAGAAGCAGAACAGTTGCATAAAGAATTACAAAAACAAATCATTGAATTTAACGAAAAGCGTGACCGCCTTTATGAAGAAGCTGAACGAAAAGCGGCCGAAAAAGTAGAAGAATCAAAACAAGAAGCGGAACAAATTATAAGAGAGCTTCGAAAGTTACAAAAAAATCAGCATGCCCTTATAAAGGATCATGAATTAATTGATGCGAAAAAAAGATTGGAAACAGCTATACCGCAATTTGAAAAGTCTACTAAAAAAGCGAACGCGGTTAAGAAAAATGCTGCTAAAACGCTTCAAGCTGGCGATGAAGTGAAAGTTATTAGCTTAAATCAAAAAGGACATCTAGTTGAAAAAGTAAATGACTCCGAGTGGCAAGTCCAAATTGGTATATTAAAAATGAAGGTGAAAGAAAAGGACTTGGAATATATTAGTCGTCCAAAACCAGTTGAAGAAAAGCCATTAGCAACGATTAAAGGGAAAGATTACCACGTGTCTTTAGAGTTAGACTTGCGCGGTGAGCGCTACGAGAATGCCCTATTGCGCGTTGAGAAGTATTTAGATGATGCTATGTTGGCAGGATATCCAAAGGTCAATATCATTCATGGTAAAGGGACGGGCGCTCTTCGTCAGGGTGT
The Bacillus kexueae DNA segment above includes these coding regions:
- a CDS encoding CvpA family protein translates to MLDFILLIILLGGVLIGLKRGFILQFIYLTGFIVAYIVAVMYYDDFAPTLRLWVPYPQVGESNPVFALLSGEHLEDSYYHAVSFVLLFVGTKIAMQIIGSMLDFVAMLPFLKQVNRLLGSILGFVETYLIVFILLFIAALLPISGVQQLLDGSILANLMVNHTPYFSDKIHELWITYIGNGEAV
- the polX gene encoding DNA polymerase/3'-5' exonuclease PolX, coding for MEMNKKKVIQLLETIAIYMELKGENPFKISAFRKAANALEQDDRSLAHIDDFTSIAGIGKGTAAVIQEFIEKGSSEVLESLKNEVPEGLIPLLKLPGLGGKKISKLYQQLGVKDIDSLKEACEEEKVQTLPGFGKKTEEKILAAIDEFGKRPDRLSLAYMLPIAEKIEEQLKGMEGIKQFSRAGSLRRMKETVKDLDFIISTEDPSLVREQLVNLPNIDEIIANGDTKVSIQFRFDVLVSVDFRLIEPAAFATTLHHFTGSKDHNVRMRQLAKDRGEKISEYGVENIETGEMKTFSSEEEFFAHFNLPFIEPELREDGKEVDETPQEVVSLTDIKGDLHMHTTWSDGAYSIEEMVQACIQKGYRYMAITDHSQFLKVANGLTPERLKAQGEEIDEIQKKYPEITILKGIEMDILPDGSLDYDDEVLENLDFVIASIHSSFQQPREVIMERLKNALLNHHVDMIAHPTGRLIGRRDGYDVDIDLLIELAKETDTILELNANPNRLDLSAEHLRKAQDKGVKVAINTDAHHLEMLEHMSIGVSTAKKGWIQKETIVNTWDEQSFLNYLRARKQRQS
- a CDS encoding endonuclease MutS2 encodes the protein MQQRVLDVLEFGKIKEQLKLHASSSLAKEKVDELFPSKTLEEVNQWQAETDEARTVLRLKGHAPLGGLKDVRAHVKRAKIGGVLSPNELIETASTLYASRQMKHFIEEMVEEEEVHLPYLAEYVGQITILTDEEKTIKRCIDDNGEVLDSASEALRSIRASKRSTEAKVREKLESIIRSSSAQKMLSDAVVTIRNDRYVIPVKQEYRGAYGGIVHDQSSSGATLFIEPQSVVDLNNSLNQIRVKEKQEIERILAELSAMVSEHGDSIVHNVLMMKEIDFMFTKARYAKSIKASKPTMNNEGIIKLFEARHPLLKEEEVVANDIVLGEEFTSIVITGPNTGGKTVTLKTIGLFTLMAQSGLQVPAQDGSVMSVFDAVYADIGDEQSIEQSLSTFSSHMVNIVDILKRVDYRSLVLFDELGAGTDPQEGAALAISILDEVLNRGARVVATTHYPELKAYGYNREGVINASVEFDIQTLSPTYKLLIGVPGRSNAFEISKRLGLKSDVIERAKSLIAEDHNEVDSMIASLEDSKKKAEIEYKEAQTIRKEAEQLHKELQKQIIEFNEKRDRLYEEAERKAAEKVEESKQEAEQIIRELRKLQKNQHALIKDHELIDAKKRLETAIPQFEKSTKKANAVKKNAAKTLQAGDEVKVISLNQKGHLVEKVNDSEWQVQIGILKMKVKEKDLEYISRPKPVEEKPLATIKGKDYHVSLELDLRGERYENALLRVEKYLDDAMLAGYPKVNIIHGKGTGALRQGVREYLKNHRSVKSMRFGDVSEGGNGVTVVELK